The proteins below come from a single Pristiophorus japonicus isolate sPriJap1 chromosome 18, sPriJap1.hap1, whole genome shotgun sequence genomic window:
- the LOC139228581 gene encoding cold-inducible RNA-binding protein B-like gives MSDEGKLFVGGLNFDTDEQSLEQLFSKYGEVRDVLVIKDKDTHKSRGFGFVTFENPDDARDALAMNGKSVDGRQIRVDQAGKGSGGRSRNYQSGQSRGYGFRGGRSSRGSYRDNDRSGRSNYRNDYYNNRSQNSSNYSYSTSTGRSYRDDYDSYATNE, from the exons ATGTCTGATGAAGGAAAACTTTTTGTTGGTGGGCTCAACTTTGACACAGATGAGCAATCACTGGAGCAATTATTTTCGAAGTATGGAGAGGTTCGTGATG TCCTTGTGATCAAAGATAAAGACACACACAAATCTAGAGGGTTTGGTTTTGTTACTTTTGAAAATCCTGATGACGCAAGGGACGCCTTGGCCATGAATGGAAAG TCAGTTGATGGTCGGCAAATTCGAGTAGACCAGGCAGGAAAAGGCTCTGGGGGCCGATCTCGGAATTACCAAAGTGGGCAATCGCGAGGCTATGGATTCCGTGGTGGGAGAAGCAGCCGTGGATCTTACAGAG ATAACGACAGAAGTGGACGAAGCAATTACAGAAATGACTACTATAATAATAG gaGTCAAAATTCTAGCAACTATAGCTACAGCACTTCAACTGGGAGGTCCTACCGGGATGACTATGATAGTTATG ctacAAATGAATAA